The Bdellovibrionota bacterium genome has a window encoding:
- a CDS encoding DUF433 domain-containing protein yields MKELNWHDRVSTNPKICHGKPCIKGTRVLVSTILDSLQSGESDAEILRQFPSLKDSDIRAAIGYAAWLAHEEEEQPLRTETQE; encoded by the coding sequence ATGAAAGAGTTAAACTGGCACGATCGGGTTTCTACAAACCCGAAGATTTGCCACGGGAAGCCGTGCATCAAAGGTACACGGGTTCTGGTCTCCACTATCCTGGACTCTCTCCAATCGGGGGAGTCCGACGCAGAGATACTGCGCCAATTTCCATCGCTCAAAGATAGTGATATCCGCGCAGCCATCGGGTACGCCGCCTGGCTGGCCCATGAAGAAGAGGAACAGCCGCTGCGAACCGAAACCCAAGAGTGA
- a CDS encoding DUF5615 family PIN-like protein: MKIKLDENIPQHALGIFKDAGHDVASVYVQGMSGASDVELLRVVTQEERILITFDTEFANVQKYPVGTHAGIVVFRLPDQRQDMVGDAVQRLVRSGALDRLARGIAVVSPL; encoded by the coding sequence GTGAAGATAAAGCTCGACGAGAACATCCCTCAGCATGCCCTGGGAATCTTTAAGGATGCTGGGCACGATGTGGCAAGTGTTTACGTACAGGGAATGTCCGGAGCTAGTGATGTCGAGCTGCTTCGCGTCGTCACTCAAGAGGAACGTATTCTCATCACGTTCGACACCGAGTTTGCAAACGTGCAGAAGTATCCCGTGGGAACCCACGCTGGGATCGTCGTTTTTCGACTTCCGGACCAACGTCAGGACATGGTTGGAGATGCAGTGCAACGGCTGGTCAGATCAGGAGCCCTGGATCGATTGGCTCGCGGAATTGCTGTGGTTTCCCCGCTCTGA